One genomic window of Blastopirellula retiformator includes the following:
- a CDS encoding FMN-binding glutamate synthase family protein, producing the protein MWTLTILGVIVVVAIAMTVHDLWQTKHAILKNFPVIGHFRYWLEAIGPELRQYIVTSNNEERPFSRDQRTWVYASSKRENNYFGFGTDDDLESSTNHLIIKHAAFPIHDPHPGERDFDQEFRIPCAKVMGAYRGRRHAFRPKSVVNVSGMSFGSLSGPAIEALNIGSKLAGCWHNTGEGGISPYHRRGGDLMLQIGTGYFGCRDSNGNFDLGKFKEVVAANPVRAVEIKLSQGAKPGVGGFLPSAKITEEISRIRGIPRGRDCASPSNHTAFGDVDQMLDFVEMLADATGVPVGIKAAVGEMHFWTDLAEQMARTHRGVDFITIDGGEGGTGAAPLVFADHVALPFKIGFGRVYREFVKFDVHHHVVFNGSGKLGFPETGLFAMALGCDTISVAREAMLSIGCIQAQRCHTGHCPAGVATQNWWLKRGLDPTLKSFRVANYVATLRKELLRLSRACGAVHPSLVTLDHFDVLDDRLQAIAATTLFDHRAEWGLPSAEDQATIRQIMTAPLSDRDSLVKVNGKRHRTLVESGA; encoded by the coding sequence ATGTGGACCCTCACTATTTTGGGCGTGATTGTCGTCGTGGCCATTGCCATGACGGTTCATGACCTCTGGCAGACGAAACATGCAATTCTAAAGAATTTTCCGGTCATTGGTCACTTTCGCTACTGGCTTGAGGCGATCGGCCCCGAACTGCGCCAGTACATCGTGACCAGCAACAACGAAGAGCGGCCGTTCAGCCGTGACCAGCGAACCTGGGTCTACGCCTCGTCGAAGCGAGAAAACAACTACTTTGGCTTCGGCACCGATGATGATCTGGAGTCGTCGACCAACCATCTGATTATCAAGCACGCGGCGTTTCCGATTCACGATCCGCATCCTGGCGAGCGCGACTTCGATCAAGAGTTCCGCATTCCCTGTGCGAAAGTGATGGGCGCTTATCGCGGACGTCGTCATGCGTTTCGGCCGAAGAGCGTCGTCAACGTGTCGGGCATGAGCTTCGGTTCGCTCAGCGGTCCCGCGATTGAAGCGCTCAACATCGGCAGCAAGTTGGCTGGCTGTTGGCATAATACCGGCGAAGGGGGAATCAGCCCGTACCATCGTCGCGGCGGCGACTTGATGCTGCAGATCGGTACCGGCTACTTCGGCTGTCGTGATTCCAACGGCAACTTCGATCTCGGCAAGTTCAAAGAGGTCGTGGCCGCGAACCCGGTGCGCGCCGTCGAAATCAAGCTGAGCCAAGGCGCCAAGCCGGGGGTCGGCGGCTTCTTGCCTTCGGCCAAGATTACCGAAGAGATTTCGCGAATCCGCGGCATCCCCCGGGGTCGCGACTGCGCCAGTCCCTCGAACCACACCGCCTTTGGCGACGTCGACCAGATGCTCGACTTTGTCGAGATGTTGGCCGATGCGACCGGCGTGCCGGTTGGCATCAAGGCAGCCGTTGGTGAGATGCACTTCTGGACCGATCTGGCCGAACAGATGGCCCGCACGCATCGCGGCGTCGACTTCATCACGATCGACGGCGGCGAAGGGGGGACCGGCGCCGCACCGCTGGTCTTCGCCGATCACGTGGCGTTGCCGTTCAAGATTGGGTTTGGTCGCGTCTATCGCGAGTTTGTGAAATTTGACGTTCATCACCATGTGGTCTTTAACGGCTCGGGCAAGCTCGGCTTTCCCGAGACCGGCTTGTTTGCGATGGCGCTGGGCTGCGATACGATCTCGGTCGCGCGCGAAGCGATGCTCTCGATCGGCTGCATTCAAGCTCAGCGATGCCATACCGGACATTGCCCCGCCGGAGTCGCGACGCAAAACTGGTGGCTGAAGCGGGGGCTCGATCCGACGCTCAAGTCTTTCCGTGTGGCGAACTACGTGGCGACCTTGCGAAAAGAGCTGTTGCGTTTGAGCCGGGCCTGCGGCGCGGTTCATCCTTCGCTGGTGACGCTGGATCACTTTGACGTGCTGGACGATCGACTGCAGGCGATCGCGGCGACGACGCTGTTTGATCATCGGGCCGAATGGGGACTTCCCTCGGCGGAGGACCAGGCGACGATCCGGCAGATCATGACCGCTCCGCTGAGCGATCGCGATTCGCTGGTCAAGGTGAACGGCAAGCGGCATCGCACGCTCGTCGAATCGGGCGCATAA
- the pyk gene encoding pyruvate kinase, translated as MSAARLLPQRARTKIVATVGPACNTPEMLEQMMLAGVDVFRLNLAHGELTEHSRIVTTIREISERLKKPVAALADLSGPKIRLGTLVEDPIYCQEEQMFRFVRGDAASDPYELVCNYEPLIDEVKVGDDVMLADGTITMEVVEKTDDTLTCVVVAGGILRSRQGINLPGTKLGVETITPRDRDHVRWAAETDLDYVSLSFVREADDIRQLRDLLQAHESRAMVIAKIEKREALENLEEIVEVSNGVMVARGDLGVEIDVAEVAAAQKRIVKTCTRIGRPVIVATQMLDSMTKNSRPTRAEATDVANAILDGADACMLSQETAVGEHPVTVIKMMNRIMLATEKMLCDDLSQMHRPEEIGLVHPVTQAVVSGATRTADLLNAKLMVMATRTGGTALTKAKIRDCIPTIGVSDSKAALRRMCLYWGIIPIEGAPVHNGIQLRRFIDKWGADFGLLKPNDRVIFVTGGGIMQSAEYIVVVHKVEAPEGTGTSE; from the coding sequence ATGTCCGCAGCCCGCTTACTTCCTCAGCGTGCCCGCACCAAAATTGTTGCGACGGTTGGTCCCGCGTGTAACACCCCCGAAATGCTGGAGCAGATGATGCTCGCAGGGGTCGATGTGTTCCGGCTGAACCTCGCTCACGGCGAACTGACCGAACATTCTCGCATCGTCACGACGATTCGCGAGATCAGCGAACGTCTGAAGAAGCCGGTCGCGGCGTTGGCCGACTTGTCGGGCCCGAAGATCCGGCTGGGCACGCTCGTCGAAGATCCGATCTACTGCCAAGAAGAGCAGATGTTCCGCTTCGTGCGCGGCGACGCCGCTAGTGATCCGTACGAACTGGTCTGCAATTACGAACCGCTGATTGACGAAGTCAAAGTTGGCGACGACGTGATGCTGGCCGACGGTACGATCACGATGGAGGTGGTCGAAAAGACCGACGACACGCTGACCTGTGTGGTCGTCGCTGGCGGCATCCTGCGGAGTCGCCAGGGCATCAACCTTCCGGGGACGAAGCTGGGCGTCGAGACGATCACGCCCCGAGATCGCGATCACGTTCGTTGGGCCGCCGAAACCGACCTCGACTACGTCAGCCTGAGCTTTGTTCGCGAAGCGGATGACATTCGCCAATTGCGCGATCTGCTGCAGGCGCACGAGTCGCGGGCCATGGTGATCGCCAAGATTGAAAAACGAGAAGCGCTGGAGAACCTCGAAGAAATCGTCGAGGTTTCCAATGGCGTGATGGTCGCTCGCGGCGATCTTGGCGTCGAAATCGACGTTGCGGAAGTCGCCGCCGCCCAAAAGCGAATTGTCAAAACCTGCACGCGAATCGGTCGTCCGGTGATCGTGGCGACGCAGATGCTCGACAGCATGACCAAGAACTCGCGTCCGACCCGTGCCGAAGCGACCGACGTTGCGAACGCGATTTTGGATGGCGCCGACGCTTGTATGTTGTCGCAGGAAACGGCGGTTGGCGAGCACCCGGTTACCGTCATCAAGATGATGAACCGCATCATGTTGGCGACCGAGAAGATGTTGTGCGACGACCTGTCGCAAATGCATCGCCCCGAAGAAATCGGTCTGGTTCATCCGGTCACGCAAGCGGTCGTTTCCGGCGCCACCCGTACTGCGGATCTGCTGAACGCCAAGCTGATGGTGATGGCGACCCGCACCGGCGGCACCGCCCTGACCAAGGCGAAGATTCGCGACTGCATTCCGACAATCGGCGTCAGCGACTCGAAAGCGGCCCTCCGCCGAATGTGTCTCTACTGGGGCATTATTCCGATCGAAGGGGCGCCGGTGCACAACGGCATCCAACTCCGCCGCTTTATCGACAAATGGGGCGCTGACTTTGGTTTGCTGAAGCCGAATGATCGCGTCATCTTTGTGACCGGCGGCGGCATCATGCAGTCGGCCGAGTACATCGTCGTGGTGCACAAGGTCGAAGCGCCCGAAGGTACCGGCACGTCCGAGTAG